The Triplophysa rosa linkage group LG15, Trosa_1v2, whole genome shotgun sequence genomic sequence CAATCAAACTAATGGTCAAGTGTAAAATGCTAGAATACCGCACTACTGCAAACACATCTACATACTGCACGTCTCGACTTTATTATAGTATATAGAAAAAACTGACATGCACTATAACATACATTTGCAaagcatgtactgtacatgcatgCATGCGAGACCGATTTTTCGAGActgaaaatgcatttacttaCGTAATCCAGTTTGGGCATGACAGAACGAAAGCCtcctattttatatttaaaaaggtTAAATATTTCCTCCGGGTGTCCCAGAGACTTGAGAATGTCCATTTCTTCAGGTGTGCACGTGCActaatgatgacgatgatgatgCGTTTGAGAACAGACGAGCTCAACTCGTCACACTCTATCATCCTCACAATCCTCACTCACACGATCATCTGACGCCTTTGATTGGCTGATACGTCATGGGCTCAGAGCGCAGCGACCAATGGGCGACGAGAGCGACTGGCGTGATGCCCCGCCCATACGCAGATAGGCGGGACCAACAGCTGTCGGAGTCGCTCATTCGATCCGGTCTCTGATGACGTCAGGAGGCGTTATAAACACCGGCATGCTCGTAAATAGTGAAGAGATTATTAGACAGATTTATTACAAGATCGCTCATTCTTATACGATCGTAACAGTTTATGGATGGACAGAAAATGATTTAGTTAGCCaacgttttaatgttttaaaggttAATTCTGTTCGTCAGAACTTTAAGGTAGAATACATGGAAAGCTTCACTGCTCTCTCTGAATGAAAACAAGAGTCAAAGCCTTTCATCGAATGTACAAATATGTTGAGTAGCACAATAGTTAAACATGGAGTGAATTGTTTTACACACACTTCAATACATAACATTACTACACAATGACACAAGCAAAGAATTATAAGTAGAGTTTTCTTTACAGGTGAGTGAGAAAAGCTTTCAAAGGTTTATAAGGGGAATCGGCTTAGAAAAGAAATGTCAGGTCATCTGTTCAGAAAGGAAAACTTCAGCCCTGTTGACTTCATTATCATAAACACAACAAGTAAAATTGCAATTACAGAAATTCAGCTGTGATATCAGGAGTTTGAACAGAAGTATTAAACAGAACTTATCAAAGTTGAATCAAAATGTTCTAGGGAAGTTACTGTCAGTACTTATCTATCAATACAGTGTCTTTGCTGCTAATGAAAAGTTACAGGTTggatttcaaacagagatgaatTGGGAACTGAATCTATCAAATGGCTTTATTTTGAAACTATCTGATGAGCGAGATCATGATGATGATAAACATGACGAACGATAGAGGCTGTGAGGATGGAGTGGTGTCCAGCAGGAGTGATTCATCTTCATGTGGATGATGTTTGTAAAGACTCGACACACACCACACTTCTGTAGCACCAAACGGGACTGAAAGACGGAGTTTGTGCTGAACACATCACAATGTCAGTGGATTCAGGTGGTTGCTTTGGTGAATGCTGGTTTGTTGCTATAGCGTACTGCAGGGTTGCTAGGGCATAGCTAGGTGCTTGCTAGTTTCCTCTATGTCTGACAGACTGATTAGAATCCATGTTGTCACCCCCAGATTGTCATATGTACAGAAATAATCTGACTGTGAAGCATGGCGGAAACACCCAATATTACTTGTGTATTTTACCAGAAAACAAACCACGGAAATAAATCCACAGTCCCGCTGGACACCTTTAAAAGTTTAGATGCCCTCTAGGTGATCGTGGCAAATGAGTGTCATTGAAATGATTTGAAAATCACTTTGATTAAAGATGAAGAAAGCTCACGTTCAGCTTGAAATGATCCTCTCCACCGATGGAACATTTGAATTACGTCTTCATGTTATATGACGTTCTTACGATCCGCTGCTGTTCTCTGAATCACACGTGAATCCAAATCCTGGATGTCCTTCTGAATTCAGacactgctgtgtgtttgtgtttctaacGCCGGGTGATCACCAGATGGTCTTACAGAGGGGTTTGTGTTTGAGGTTAGCTCAGAATCAGACTGTTCCACGCTTCACTCTTGGAGGCGGATGATCCGTTCGAAGAGAGTTTCAGAGCAGAACTTTGGCTTCCCAGATATGCAGGCACTGCAGACACCTGAAGAGACAGACACGTGAGTTTCTGAAGTAAAATCCCCTGATCGATAAATCAATGCAAAGGTGTCTGTTGTGTTCTGACCTGTGTGTGTATAGTGTGATGTGTGTAGAGAGATAGTGAGTCTGGTTCGGTCTTGATGGGTCTCGGTTCTTCTGTGGGACTGGAGCTCACAGCGCCGGGTGTCTGAACATCACAGCCGGACGGTccttcaaaacacacacaggtcATCAACACCGATGTATTTCACACGTTCAAGATTCGTTTACATGGTCAGTAAGTTGCTGAATGATTTGATCTGATCATGGAGAATTCTGCACTCACCAGAGTTGGACTTGTTGATATTTTTAGGTTTGCGCTTACGGGTCTGAATACCTTCTTTTTTCATGGCAAGAGGACGAGGAACCTGCAGAGAAGATCAAGAATGATTATCCTCTGTCTCCCTCTGCTGGTTACACCAACAGTtcacaagctctctctctctctctcNNNNNNNNNNNNNNNNNNNNNNNNNNNNNNNNNNNNNNNNNNNNNNNNNNNNNNNNNNNNNNNNNNNNNNNNNNNNNNNNNNNNNNNNNNNNNNNNNNNNCGTACTATTCCGTTCCATTCTGCTGTGTTCtactgtattttgtttgttgtttatttgtttgaataATTTTCCAGCTTATCATTTGTCTTTTCTTATTTCtatacagtttttatgtttcttCTGTTTGCACTTTAATATACTTCATTGAATTGAATCTAAAAAGCAAAAACCACAAAAATCACATTTGTACACACCACGTCCGTGCAATTTGTATTGTGTCGACAAATGTGTGAACGGTTAGATTTGATTGCGAGTAGTTTTTGTGAACAACTTAAGTTTGAATAAACTGGTCTTTATGTTCAAGTGTTTCATGGTAACACGACTGAACTGCTGTCGGATCACATCAACAAAACCGTTTCTCATTGAATCTTTGTGATTCTTTTTGAGTCCATGCAGAATAAAAAGAGTTTTTATGAAAAGAGCGTTGTGTGTTTAAAAGACCAGAATTACGTTTGAACATGGTCTGTTTTATATTGACTGAACTCTTAATTCTTATAGCATGATGCACATCTGATGCTGTTGTTTAAGAGTTTGTTTTGCATGTGAACGTTGATGTCATGcggtgtttctgtgtgttgaaATACAGTTGAAAGGTTTATGTCTTTGTCTTACACATCATCCTCATCatcactggtgtgtgtgtgtgttttgtggtaAAGATTCGTGTTTGCTCACGTATGTGACCGGTCAGAATACACAAGCCATAAGCTGGAGGTCATGACCCACTTCCCTGACACGCATCCTAGTTTTAGGGTCAGGTTAGACATCGAAATGACATCTTATGCAACCTCCACACCACATTCATGACTTTCCAAAGAGGGGAGTGTTTCTGTGGCATacgtttgtttttaatagatgTGTTTGTCTGACCCGCGGGCATCACGGCACAAAGTCATATCCCGTCATTAAACCTTTCACATGCTGGTAAATGTCCTGTGGATGTTGTTTCAACAGAAGAGCAATAATGCATTCAGTCGTCAACACATTAGAGCACAGAAAACACTGACGCAACCAACAAACGTGTGATCTGTGTGAATATCCAGCTGGATTTACTGGACCGTGCTTTTGAATGATGATGAACGTGTGTTTGAATATGAATCTGCGATGAAGAGACTCCAGTTgactgatgtgtgtttgtgattaaACAGCCTTTCAGATTGAAACACACTCAATATAATCAAATCTTTGTCTTTCAGGGTTCGTGCGTTTTCTGGAGGGTTACTACATCGTGCTGATCACAAAACGCCGTAAAATGGCCGATATCGGCGGTCACTCTATATATAAGATTGAGGACACTAATATAATCTACATTCCCAATGATTCGGTCAGAATTACACACCCTGATGAAGCCCGGTGagctcacacgcacacacacagatgtttcTCATGTTTTTATTCTTATATTGACATGAGTTTGGCTCGTAATAGATCATCCAAATGTCACATGTGCACAGAATCAAGAATCGCACACTGAGCTACATAGTACAGATAGTATGCTGGCTGTTTATTTCCCAACATAGAAtgtttactctctctctcacacacacacacacacacacacctgcacctgCTGCAGTAGGTCACCCTGATCTCAGGATGCACACCTTTCCGTCcgtccctgtgtgtgtgtgtgtgtgtgtgtgtgtgtgtgttagatgtACAGTAACACAGAGTTCTTGCTGGAGTACAGCGTGTTACTGTTGACTCATGTAAGCCGACTCTGTGTTTAGGTCAAAATAAGCACTTTCACCTGAACCCTTTAATGCTTATACTGTATCTGTTAGTGTTACATGAGAGAAGTGACTGTGTTTCTGACACATTTAGTGACATTTAGGCATGTAGCTGATGCTTTTATCTGATTTATTCTGAAAGAATCGGGAACCAATGGAACaatattcattaaaatatcacAGCGTATTTAAAGTCATCAACTCTGACAtggaaaatcatttttattgaattttctTTCACAGATATGTGAGAATATTCCAGAATGTGGATCTGTCCAGTAACTTCTACTTCAGgtgggtctgtgtgtgtgtcttttatgttagtgtgtgtgtttgtgttaatgcgtgtgtttgtgcgtgcacgtgtgttagtgtatgtgtgcgcgcgtgcgtgcgtgtttgtgtgtttatgcgtgtgtgtgtgtggtcgtgCATGTAGACACACTCTCATCATTTGTCATGAAGGTCTTTTTGAATGTGTCAGGAGTTCAGCATGTGGTGACCTCACACATTCTAATGGAAATAAGATttcatctgtctctctctgtcctcttGTGCTTTTCCTTGTTTCTTCAGTCCactcatatttttacatttacgaaGTGACTCTACATGTGTATGTCACATGATATAAATCACTTGTTCAAACTATGTTTATGTAAAGTTTAAAAGGGGCCGTTTAgcctaaattaatttaaaaaatcaattaaattaaattttatttatatagcgcttttcacgaTGTCCATTGTTCCAAAAAACTCGTAGTGTTAAACACACGTAGTGTTAATTTTGTCGGcgatttttagttttagtcccATGACGAATACACTTTATAGTTTTTATCCTGTTTAGTCATCCTTCTGTGTtgtgaagaaaaaagaaactcacaaagatttgacatgacatgaggatgaataaatgatgacagaattctcatttttgttcattttttggcTCTCACATCTTTTAGTTCACGCAGATCTTTCAGTTATATCTGaatctttaaagtcccagtgaaattaaaaataaggatgcctattttttcatgaaatattgcagcgtttattgtcaatagttgatcaatgtggctcattctctttttaaaattcgtgtgccctcataatcttcagttaagatctgaaaatgcacttccgccctgtaatgactatccatctcaaatgacgtatgttagacggcatgggcggagcatccgttaactcctccccttcaacggtcagtctgctgccagtttcatttcaaaatcaatgcaacggctgtttttatacatccaatcaaatcgcagagaaagacgaaagccacgcccactatctttctcattagaaattccatttcactcggaaatgcgtcaaaatacggaagtaaaaacgatcgcaacttccggttcacagggactttgaGATCTGAGCATTTTCAATCTATAATGTACacttttactttatttgttaaatgtagTGTGATGTTTTATAAATGGGGTTATTATATGTATAGTTTTGATGAAATTACCTCATTAATCTGACATCAGTTCCTCATTTTTGTCTCTAGAAGCATCACGCCGTCGCCTGGCAACAGTGCGTTCTGTCATCCGTCTCACTGCTCGGAGATTAAGAGTGatgttatttttgtcttgtgaatgtgtttgacctttgaccctctGTCCTGCAGTTACAGTTACGACCTGAGTCATTCACTGCAGTATAACCTGACGGTTCTTCAGACGTCCCGTGAGCCGAGCGACACAGAAGAGCTCAACACCAGCCGCTGTCAGGAGAGTTTTGACATCTTTGAAGAAGAGGGACTGCCCACTCAAGGTCTCCTGAAAACACACAGTctcttgtttttgttctgaAACCCTCACACATACTATCTGCGTGTtcatttctttgtcttgtgtgtttTAGTTGTGCACGGCGTGAGGAATGAACCCTACTCGAAATATGTGTGGAATGTTCGTCTGCTGGAGAAAGTGAAAGATATCGTGCATCCTGATTGGCTGCTGTACATCATCCACGGTTTCTGTGGCCAATCCAGTATCCTTATTCATTCCGTGTTCATGTGAGCTACATTTAGATTTCAGCTAGATTTAAGTTTGCTATACACAAAGATAAAGGTTCCGGTACTCTCTTGTGCACGTTTCCATATGCAAATTATTACCTCATTTGACATTTCTAGAATGAAAAAACTGTTTGGACATTGCTGGAAcgacatatttatttattaaaggacCCATTTGCCAAACAACTATTTTAATATGTTAAACACAAGTCAATGGTCATTTCATTACCTGTGATTATAGTAGACACAGTCATATCGTATGCCTTATATGCTATAAACttatatgttatgtttttaggcATGTCAAGTCGAACGCACATTAAATTATGTGACAAAACACCTctaagttttcatttaaaatggcaGAATTCACAAAAGATAAGTAGTTTGCATCTCTGAATTCTTAccgtttatcatttttgttgtaaaaCCGTTGGCTTTGTTATGTTTGCCTTCTCACATCTCACTACACACACGCTGCGTCTGAAATCGcatacttccatactatatagtaggcaaaaatgaGTActagtcatgaatagtatgtccgaaacctcagtatgcaaaaaacagtaggcgagaaatacccggatggtctactacttatctatcccatgatgccacgggagctgagcagcggtcacatttcaaaagtaaatcaaataaatatagcggaaaactttaaggcggacttctgtttttaatgtaagtgccaataaatgacttcctcgtgactaaatgatgtttttatcaacgctcacgtgtaggttgttgttaatacgtcacaggtcaaagagcatacgggtcacatggtGGACGCAGTATGTCTGTCCGAAATCTATTCATACTACTCACACTATAAAGaaggtactgttttaacggccgatagggagctacttattcaaattcagtgcgtactgtcacagtatgccatttcggacgCAGCGACAGTCACAGTCAGCTCCCGCTTGCAGACTGTCTTcttcaatttgattggctgaacaTTCTGTCTTCTTTAGTGTTATTGGCTTATTGCTGCTTGGCCTCTGTAATTTGTCATTACTGTACAGATgcctctctccaaaaagtatttaatgactcattactaatgactttctacatcttacatcaaccttgattagttcagtgattcaaggacagacatgaaacggctcttttcattcattcaaatgaataatataaaactacatagagTAATATCatttaactgaccaaagtattacaaatgtgagaattatacattaaagcattaaggattttaaagttcaaCTTTGAATTTCgatgtcagttccactattgcacacacacatatattacacacagtattgagttgaattacatcagaagtaactaattaaattacagaaaaaataagagtaggaaaagtaattaaattacagtaactaattacttagtaactagttacacccaacactgcaaatgaccatggtatacgcgtgataatccacagctagccgcacgacgtggaggcctcAGCGGGCTAATCTCTGCTTCACGTCGGGGGGTTCTTGGCCGCCACGGTTTGCTGTGGATTATCTcttacattaacatgacatgaGTAAGATATTTGAGTGAAGCTTGTAAAAAAGTATCCAGGTCACATTTTATTCCAAGCTCCATCAATTAAATCCGATTTAAAGTCTGTTTTTAGCCTCTTTAACCTCTTTTTGGATTGACTTGACATCATTATTTGTGTCAGTTAGTCATGTGATTGGCTCTCAGAATGATGCGATgtcatgtgtttatttcttaAACTGAGATGTTCAGAGTTATTGATCTACGGGCGTCCGGCGCATGTGACTCTGATCGCCCGGCGCTCCAGCCGCTTCGCAGGGACTCGCTTTCTGAAGAGAGGAGCAAACTGTGAGGTAGAGACGCTGGTGTGATGGGTCATGTTCGTTTGCTCTGAAGGTGACGGCTGTAAAACTGTTCAGAGATCATCTGCTGTGCTGGAGAAGAGCCCGAACCACTGAAGATAGATCATGAATCAAGTATTTTGGCCCGAAGCAATGAGTTTATGAGAGAATGACTGAATTAACATTTGAATGTTCATATTTAACGTGAAGAGATTCTGACTCTCTCATTCTCTGGATTGACACTGAAAAATCTGCCATGTTGCAAACTTGAGACGTGCGTTTAATAGCTTCACTACTTTCAGTGACCTCTGAACCCTCTGATGATGTAgccgtgtatgtgtgtgatgtgtttgtgttttagggCGATGTGGCGAACGAGGTTGAAACAGAGCAGATTATCCACGATTCCTCCATCACGTCCTTCACGTCAGGTCGTTTCTCATCTTGTGTTCAGGTGCGAGGGTCGGTTCCTCTCCACTGGTCTCAGGACATCTCCACCATGATGCCCAAACCTCCCATACGCTGTAAGAGAAAACCTCCTGTTCATTTACACCAGTACACTCGTGAAGAACACCAAACCTGTGATGCCATCTTGTGCTGTATGTTCTTGACATGGACAACTCTCAATCTCAGACTTATTCTTCGTGTTCAGATGATGTCAGTAAAGACGCTCTCATGTACTGAAGCTTCTGAACGTCTCGCTGTTGCTTCAGATTTCATTTCAGCGTTTCTCATCTGGATCACAGTGACATGTCATTCACAGCGGCTCACACCGCTGATAACTCACCTCAGAAAtcatgtgtgcgcgtgtgtgtgtgagtctgtgtgtgtgcatgtgtacacatgagtgtgtgtgtgcgtgcatgagtctctgaatgtgtgtgtgtacgaacgtgagtctgtgtgtgtacgtgcgcatgtgtgtgtgcgcttgcaTGAGTCTGTGTGcgcgcatatgtgtgtgtgtgcatatgtgtgcgtgcgcatgagactgtgtgtgtgcgcgcatatgtgtgtgtgcggccgcgtgtgtgtgtgctcatgtgtgtgtgtggccgcgtgtgtgtgtgtgtgcatatgtgtgcgtgcgcatgagactgtgtgtgtgcgcgcatatgtgtgtgtgcggccgcgtgtgtgtgtgcgcatgtgtgtgtgtggccgcgtgtgtgtgtgtgcatatgtgtgcgtgcgcatgagactgtgtgtgtgcgtgcatgtgtgtgtgcggccGTGTGTGTGCNNNNNNNNNNNNNNNNNNNNNNNNNNNNNNNNNNNNNNNNNNNNNNNNNNNNNNNNNNNNNNNNNNNNNNNNNNNNNNNNNNNNNNNNNNNNNNNNNNNNNNNNNNNNNNNNNNNNNNNNNNNNNNNNNNNNNNNNNNNNNNNNNNNNNNNNNNNNNNNNNNNNNNNNNNNNNNNNNNNNNNNNNNNNNNNNNNNNNNNNNNNNNNNNNNNNNNNNNNNNNNNNNNNNNNNNNNNNNNNNNNNNNNNNNNNNNNNNNNNNNNNNNNNNNNNNNNNNNNNNNNNNNNNNNNNNNNNNNNNNNNNNNNNNNNNNNNNNNNNNNNNNNNNNNNNNNNNNNNNNNNNNNNNNNNNNNNNNNNNNNNNNNNNNNNNNNNNNNNNNNNNNNNNNNNNNNNNNNNNNNNNNNNNNNNNNNNNNNNNNNNNNNNNNNNNNNNNNNNNNNNNNNNNNNNNNNNNNNNNNNNNNNNNNNNNNNNNNNNNNNNNNNNNNNNNNNNNNNNNNNNNNNNNNNNNNNNNNNNNNNNNNNNNNNNNNNNNNNNNNNNNNNNNNNNNNNNNNNNNNNNNNNNNNNNNNNNNNNNNNNNNNNNNNNNNNNNNNNNNNNNNNNNNNNNNNNNNNNNNNNNNNNNNNNNNNNNNNNNNNNNNNNNNNNNNNNNNNNNNNNNNNNNNNNNNNNNNNNNNNNNNNNNNNNNNNNNNNNNNNNNNNNNNNNNNNNNNNNNNNNNNNNNNNNNNNNNNNNNNNNNNNNNNNNNNNNNNNNNNNNNNNNNNNNNNNNNNNNNNNNNNNNNNNNNNNNNNNNNNNNNNNNNNNN encodes the following:
- the LOC130565553 gene encoding transcription factor GATA-4-like, yielding MKKEGIQTRKRKPKNINKSNSGPSGCDVQTPGAVSSSPTEEPRPIKTEPDSLSLYTHHTIHTQVSAVPAYLGSQSSALKLSSNGSSASKSEAWNSLILS